From the Candidatus Zixiibacteriota bacterium genome, one window contains:
- a CDS encoding sigma 54-interacting transcriptional regulator, with the protein MADPKTKTPAERYALLTRLSSNNSAESWLAENRLTGKKCFVKTAPISGDTSVSSPAGILERSFSFQSRLRSGLILTAVACHKDDSRVYVEYPYVETLTSDPMSSGVLFKETGQLLVDISLAADFLHAMGLVHCDLKIENFRSRRIKGEMRHILVDLDTLHEINTKWSGRVVGTPGMVAPEIMTGDYLTGKSDLFSLGKSLEELITGHVAEGDEPARATEMLERLHRLTGLLTLPTPDQRPPSAIDALRSSGLIDDSKAAEFKKTLLAMLLTGTFRRVRTRLADERVSIQKALFQESGLYSVPDDLAGATLSAFRVSPRETLDTFKWLWRVTYIHQFGDYWQLALTDENLLEAFVRLDRVAPVQHRQAKQKSESPTGGLRQYLFLKQEWRGRCADGVVGRDVLAMLTSLSDLARQLNRPDEAAEFLGEMLQRLTPGVSEHSETAERLVLQLYAAGKVDEGFHRSVAFAEQYLVLEPRSAFPFERLAAWAMIVRGDQTEAEVRLRALIERSRDAGDITSQVRAIGMLAGALKAGGRTDVAHQTYAECLKLARKNGLEPAISSAIAAYAALCYETGDFSKAVRLGRLAHTSASATGDLYLAHHALESVVAGLIRLGDYREAERVIGQWLQTIHLHGGKLQYAEYYLNLGWLHTVRCEVVPARQNLAKALGIVEHSPTSVVTVLANKNLAYLALMQGRRGDCLEHVEQGCAVAGNLKDAVSLAEFEYLRTACDLLYGAPPDAERLANTLLNLMNLNCASYAGLAYLVLLAGRQDDIARQARGYFSDDNIDRMARQGPIGGAARPLFKCEIDSALSWDDWLRTAKSSCRILDSAGHRFTTSLLCERIADQCHLHDHPKLGERFLAHATTLANDLGNGPLTQRLTSRQNERGRLRYEKRALMDTIAGISQVIKNLATYRNALESIVTLATRMTEAERGVLLTRESAGGELQVRAYVNCDDKSLRPITDFSRSIAATALERQQVFVAHDALADERTKGSKSIFEHNIRSLLCVPVAPAGQVEAILYLDHHTIPALFDDEDVQFVTALAEVVSVVLSKAREQRRLNARTSYLEEYLASEGHNLVFISQDPVVLGLLESLPAIATSDASVLIRGESGTGKEILCNLIHAQSGRADRPLVKLNCASMPETLVESELFGTVKGAATGVATRAGRFEAADGGTLFLDEVGDLPLKVQAKVLRVIENQEFQRVGSNRTIHTDIRFVYATHQDLRAMVSQGTFREDLFYRICAVEVDIPPLRDRPGDIQPLIDHFARLFAKGNARPVRFSPQAAALLGVYDWPGNVRELRNLVERLSIFACRDGTIGVSELPREMRLPGGDSFGSKDRTARLEKSVILGALIANEWNQSASAKELGLTLSTLRRKIKKYNLNRP; encoded by the coding sequence ATGGCAGACCCTAAGACCAAAACCCCCGCCGAGCGGTACGCGCTGCTTACCCGGCTTTCGTCCAACAATTCTGCCGAATCCTGGTTGGCCGAAAACCGTCTGACGGGTAAAAAGTGCTTTGTTAAGACGGCGCCGATTTCCGGTGACACGTCGGTTTCATCCCCCGCAGGTATACTTGAAAGGTCGTTTTCTTTTCAGTCGCGACTCCGGAGCGGGCTGATCCTGACCGCGGTGGCCTGCCATAAAGATGACAGCCGCGTGTATGTCGAATATCCGTATGTCGAGACCCTGACCAGCGATCCGATGTCTTCAGGCGTGCTATTCAAAGAGACCGGGCAACTGCTTGTGGATATCAGCCTGGCCGCCGACTTTCTCCACGCGATGGGGCTGGTACACTGTGATCTCAAGATCGAGAACTTTCGCTCACGCCGGATTAAGGGCGAGATGCGCCATATCCTGGTCGACCTGGACACGCTCCACGAAATCAACACCAAGTGGTCCGGACGGGTGGTCGGAACACCCGGGATGGTCGCGCCCGAGATCATGACAGGCGATTATCTCACTGGTAAGAGCGATCTGTTCTCGCTGGGGAAATCTCTCGAAGAGCTTATTACCGGGCATGTCGCCGAGGGCGACGAGCCCGCGCGAGCGACTGAGATGCTGGAACGCCTGCACCGGTTAACGGGTCTCCTGACCCTGCCCACTCCTGATCAGAGACCGCCGTCGGCTATCGACGCCCTCCGCTCGTCCGGGCTGATCGACGATTCCAAAGCGGCCGAATTCAAGAAGACGCTCCTGGCGATGTTGCTTACCGGGACGTTTCGTCGGGTGCGAACCAGGCTGGCGGACGAAAGGGTCTCGATTCAGAAGGCGCTCTTTCAAGAGTCAGGGTTATACTCGGTCCCCGACGACCTGGCCGGGGCAACACTGTCGGCCTTCCGCGTGAGCCCCCGCGAAACCCTGGACACCTTCAAGTGGCTCTGGCGGGTGACGTATATCCACCAGTTCGGCGACTATTGGCAGCTTGCTCTCACCGACGAAAACCTGCTTGAAGCGTTCGTACGATTGGATCGTGTGGCGCCGGTCCAACACCGACAGGCCAAGCAAAAGAGCGAATCCCCCACAGGGGGACTTCGGCAATATCTCTTTCTCAAACAGGAGTGGCGGGGGCGATGCGCGGATGGGGTTGTCGGACGGGACGTGTTGGCGATGCTGACATCGCTAAGTGACCTCGCCCGCCAACTGAATCGACCCGACGAAGCGGCTGAGTTTCTCGGGGAAATGCTGCAGCGACTGACACCCGGGGTGTCGGAGCATTCGGAGACAGCGGAGCGGCTTGTCCTTCAGCTTTATGCTGCCGGAAAAGTAGACGAGGGTTTTCACAGGTCCGTCGCGTTTGCTGAACAGTATCTGGTCCTTGAACCCAGATCGGCATTCCCATTCGAACGACTTGCCGCCTGGGCGATGATCGTCCGTGGGGATCAGACCGAAGCAGAGGTAAGGCTTCGCGCACTGATCGAGCGCAGTCGCGATGCCGGAGACATCACCTCACAGGTGCGAGCCATCGGCATGCTGGCGGGCGCCCTTAAGGCGGGAGGCCGAACCGACGTTGCCCATCAGACGTATGCGGAGTGTCTGAAGCTGGCGCGCAAGAACGGACTTGAGCCGGCGATATCGTCGGCCATCGCCGCCTACGCAGCCTTGTGCTACGAGACTGGAGATTTTTCAAAAGCAGTGAGATTAGGCCGGCTAGCTCACACGTCTGCGAGCGCAACCGGTGACTTGTATCTCGCCCACCATGCTCTCGAATCCGTTGTCGCCGGGCTGATCCGGTTGGGCGATTACCGCGAGGCAGAGCGAGTTATCGGCCAGTGGCTTCAAACCATCCACCTTCACGGCGGCAAGCTGCAGTACGCCGAATACTACCTGAACCTCGGCTGGCTGCACACCGTGCGGTGCGAGGTCGTGCCGGCACGCCAGAACCTGGCCAAAGCTCTCGGCATAGTGGAACACAGTCCGACAAGCGTCGTCACCGTTCTCGCCAACAAGAACCTGGCTTACCTGGCCTTGATGCAGGGGCGGCGCGGCGATTGTCTCGAGCACGTCGAGCAAGGCTGTGCGGTCGCCGGCAATCTCAAAGACGCGGTCTCACTCGCTGAGTTCGAATACCTTCGCACCGCATGTGATCTCCTCTACGGCGCCCCGCCCGATGCCGAGCGGCTGGCCAATACGCTTCTCAACTTGATGAACCTCAACTGCGCAAGTTACGCGGGATTGGCCTACCTGGTGCTACTGGCAGGACGGCAGGACGACATCGCTCGGCAGGCCCGGGGGTATTTCTCGGATGACAATATCGATCGAATGGCCCGGCAGGGTCCAATCGGCGGAGCCGCCCGGCCGCTCTTCAAGTGTGAAATCGATTCGGCTTTGTCGTGGGATGACTGGCTCCGCACCGCAAAATCCTCCTGCCGCATACTCGATTCGGCGGGCCACCGGTTCACGACCTCCCTGCTGTGCGAGCGCATCGCCGACCAGTGTCACCTGCATGACCATCCCAAGCTGGGTGAGCGCTTCCTGGCGCACGCCACCACACTGGCCAACGATCTGGGAAACGGCCCACTCACCCAACGTCTAACCTCGAGACAGAACGAACGGGGTCGCCTGCGCTACGAGAAACGGGCGTTGATGGACACGATCGCGGGAATTTCACAGGTTATCAAGAACCTCGCCACTTACCGAAACGCGCTCGAGAGCATTGTCACACTTGCCACGAGAATGACCGAGGCGGAGCGCGGCGTGCTGCTCACGCGTGAAAGCGCCGGCGGCGAGCTCCAAGTGAGGGCATATGTCAACTGCGACGATAAATCGCTCAGGCCTATTACCGATTTCAGCCGGAGCATTGCCGCAACGGCTCTGGAGAGACAACAGGTGTTCGTCGCCCACGACGCTCTTGCCGACGAGCGAACCAAAGGCAGTAAGAGCATCTTCGAACACAACATTCGGTCCCTGCTGTGTGTCCCGGTGGCGCCCGCCGGGCAGGTCGAGGCAATCCTGTATCTGGATCACCATACCATCCCGGCCCTTTTCGACGATGAAGACGTGCAGTTCGTCACCGCCCTGGCCGAGGTGGTGTCCGTAGTGCTCAGCAAGGCACGGGAACAGCGACGGCTCAACGCCCGGACGTCGTATCTGGAAGAGTACCTCGCCAGCGAAGGCCACAACCTGGTGTTTATCAGCCAGGACCCTGTGGTGTTGGGGCTGCTCGAATCGCTGCCGGCGATAGCCACGTCGGACGCAAGCGTACTAATTCGGGGAGAGAGCGGCACCGGCAAGGAAATTCTCTGCAATTTGATTCATGCCCAGAGCGGCCGCGCCGACCGTCCTTTGGTCAAGCTAAACTGTGCCTCGATGCCCGAAACGCTGGTGGAAAGCGAGCTGTTCGGCACGGTGAAAGGGGCTGCCACCGGTGTGGCTACACGGGCAGGCCGATTCGAGGCAGCCGATGGCGGCACGCTGTTTCTCGATGAGGTCGGCGATCTGCCGCTCAAAGTCCAGGCGAAAGTGCTGCGGGTGATCGAGAACCAGGAATTCCAGCGAGTCGGCAGCAACCGCACCATTCACACCGATATTCGCTTCGTCTACGCGACTCATCAGGATCTTCGTGCCATGGTGAGCCAAGGGACCTTCCGCGAGGACCTGTTCTACCGCATCTGTGCCGTGGAAGTCGATATCCCCCCGCTCAGGGACCGGCCCGGCGACATCCAGCCGCTCATAGATCATTTCGCCCGGCTGTTCGCGAAGGGCAATGCGCGGCCGGTCCGTTTCTCACCTCAGGCCGCTGCCCTGCTCGGCGTTTACGACTGGCCCGGCAATGTGCGGGAGCTCCGCAATCTGGTCGAGCGGCTTTCGATATTCGCTTGCCGCGACGGCACGATCGGGGTCAGCGAGCTCCCCCGCGAAATGCGGCTCCCCGGCGGAGACAGTTTCGGCTCGAAAGACCGCACGGCGCGTCTCGAGAAGTCTGTGATTCTTGGCGCCCTGATCGCCAACGAATGGAACCAGTCGGCGTCTGCAAAGGAACTGGGTCTTACTCTGTCGACGCTTCGCCGAAAAATCAAAAAGTACAACCTCAACCGTCCCTAA
- a CDS encoding DUF4416 family protein, with protein sequence MARIQKPPKGRLVVSIIYNSLDGLADALKLLEKQFGRVQCETMELSYTSDKYAEEMGTELQRRFYSFERLVERDRLPEIKAACHKVEQQLGDLVDDFAFRTVNIDPGIMTPDSLVMASHREYNHRIYMRDGVFAELALVYSRGRFVRLPWTVVDFCQGEAIEFFLRVRQSFEMVEESVTQPAQ encoded by the coding sequence ATGGCACGTATTCAAAAACCCCCCAAAGGACGACTCGTAGTCTCTATCATCTATAACTCCCTCGACGGCCTCGCCGACGCCCTCAAGCTTCTCGAAAAACAGTTCGGCCGGGTCCAGTGCGAAACCATGGAGCTTTCCTACACCTCCGACAAATACGCCGAGGAAATGGGCACTGAACTGCAGCGCCGGTTCTATTCTTTCGAGCGGCTGGTCGAGCGTGACCGCCTGCCTGAAATCAAGGCCGCCTGCCATAAGGTCGAACAGCAACTGGGCGACCTGGTCGACGATTTCGCCTTCCGCACGGTCAATATCGACCCCGGCATCATGACTCCGGACAGTCTGGTGATGGCCTCGCATCGGGAGTATAACCACCGCATTTACATGCGCGACGGAGTTTTTGCCGAACTGGCCCTGGTGTACTCGCGCGGGCGGTTTGTGCGCCTGCCGTGGACCGTGGTTGATTTCTGCCAGGGCGAGGCGATCGAGTTTTTCCTTCGCGTAAGGCAGTCGTTTGAGATGGTCGAAGAATCGGTAACCCAGCCGGCGCAGTAG
- a CDS encoding CDP-alcohol phosphatidyltransferase family protein has protein sequence MNFHELSRLPNLFSLSRVIIAPALLILLGRDDTTSVVVASVLFALAGLTDWADGYVARRTGAVTPLGIALDPIADKIFAVVLVLGLIAFREFPIWLAALVVGRDLLILAGGAYLLKRRDGLTLPSNLTGKWAFAALVVLLATYLIRFPFGIQIMTPIASGLLLLSLTIYSRTFVRHWRNQIVEPFADRTAYRIIRVSLAIAVAALLLFRLATDLIR, from the coding sequence ATGAACTTCCACGAACTGTCGCGTCTTCCTAACCTGTTTAGTCTCTCGCGAGTCATTATTGCGCCGGCACTTCTGATCTTGCTTGGGCGCGATGATACAACGTCCGTGGTTGTCGCTTCGGTACTGTTCGCTTTGGCGGGGCTGACTGATTGGGCCGACGGTTACGTCGCACGCAGAACCGGTGCTGTCACGCCTCTGGGCATCGCACTCGACCCAATAGCGGACAAGATTTTCGCAGTTGTTCTGGTGTTAGGGCTAATCGCATTCCGAGAGTTCCCGATATGGCTTGCGGCCCTGGTTGTGGGGCGAGACCTGCTGATTCTTGCCGGTGGAGCATACTTGCTGAAGCGTCGCGACGGCCTGACCCTCCCCTCGAACCTTACCGGCAAGTGGGCATTCGCGGCACTCGTGGTTTTATTGGCGACATACCTGATTCGCTTCCCATTCGGGATTCAGATCATGACTCCGATTGCATCCGGTCTGCTGCTGCTATCGTTGACTATCTACAGCCGAACGTTTGTGAGGCATTGGCGGAATCAGATCGTAGAGCCATTTGCGGACAGGACGGCATACCGGATCATCCGTGTCTCACTGGCGATCGCGGTTGCTGCTCTCCTGCTGTTCAGGTTGGCTACCGACTTGATCCGATAG
- a CDS encoding AAA family ATPase encodes MPKGRITRTRKPREITARQLDYSVTYSPGTATCSDEIEPCEGIIGQQRAIDAIRVGLAVHSRGYNIFVTGMPGTGRTTTISHLLKQLERDDPHLMDACYVNNFKKVDNPLALTFPAGDGKRFKKDIEYLIHSVRKVVPKIFMSEDYKDRQNRVVREYENRQKELIGAFEAKLNEAGFVMVQIQGQVGVRNEIQPLIDGEPVSIEKIERLAKEGKFAEARLDELRRAWDSLRREFDITTIESKKISAKLEDALEKLNLSMVAPLVSDKVNLLKRRYPGTKVVGYLEEVEQALLSDLDRFRETRPRRGEEEPPAFRKQEPFEEFAVNLILDNSETDGVPIIIEKSPTYKNLFGSLERVVDRFGYWRTDFTRIFGGSLLKASGGYLVMNATDMFTEPGVWTFLKRAIRNGELEISAYDPFSMMAGSGIKPETIPLDVKVVLIGDAYIYNILWEYDDDFKKIFKIKAEFDTVMPLDRANMKNYYGFISRLVRDENLLPYDISGMQAVVEYGRRLAGHRNKLSVRFTPVADIIREGSYFGKQRRASMVSRRDVFDAIVNRRRRLNLVEDKVQELYDNEVLLVSTTGRAVGQINGLAVYSTGEYPFGRPTRITVNTSLGKAGIINIEREADLSGPLHTKGVAILAGYFRQMFAQDKPLAMSASISFEQSYSGVDGDSASATEVFAILSSLTGLPIKQGIAVTGSVNQKGEIQPIGGVNEKIEGFYDVCKSRRLTGTQGVIIPQQNVQDLLLRPDVIESVKAGKFHIYPIRTVDEGIAILTGVSGGKRLARGGFTRGSVMYKADDKLRQMALELDRFGRSISNDKKNNRGKRSTGGANDD; translated from the coding sequence ATGCCCAAGGGCCGCATCACTCGAACCAGAAAACCGCGGGAAATAACCGCCCGTCAGCTCGACTACAGCGTCACCTACAGCCCTGGGACGGCGACCTGCTCGGATGAAATCGAGCCGTGCGAGGGAATAATCGGCCAGCAGCGGGCAATCGACGCTATCCGGGTGGGTTTGGCGGTGCATAGTCGCGGTTACAACATCTTTGTCACCGGCATGCCCGGCACCGGTCGCACGACCACGATCAGCCATTTGTTGAAGCAGCTCGAGCGCGACGATCCTCACCTAATGGACGCTTGCTATGTCAACAACTTCAAGAAGGTCGACAATCCGCTGGCGTTGACCTTCCCTGCCGGCGACGGCAAGCGATTCAAGAAAGATATAGAGTATCTTATTCACTCCGTGCGCAAGGTCGTCCCCAAGATCTTCATGTCCGAGGACTACAAGGACCGCCAGAACCGGGTCGTACGCGAATATGAAAACCGGCAAAAGGAACTGATCGGAGCCTTCGAGGCCAAGTTAAACGAGGCCGGTTTTGTGATGGTCCAGATTCAGGGGCAGGTGGGCGTGCGCAACGAAATCCAGCCGCTTATCGACGGCGAGCCGGTGTCGATCGAGAAAATCGAGCGGCTCGCCAAAGAAGGCAAGTTCGCCGAGGCCCGGTTGGACGAACTGCGCAGAGCCTGGGACAGCCTTCGCCGCGAATTCGACATCACAACCATCGAATCGAAAAAGATCAGCGCCAAACTCGAGGACGCACTCGAGAAGCTAAACCTATCCATGGTGGCGCCCCTGGTATCCGACAAGGTCAATCTGCTGAAGCGGCGTTATCCCGGCACGAAGGTGGTGGGGTATCTGGAGGAAGTGGAGCAGGCGCTGCTCAGTGATCTCGATCGCTTCCGCGAGACGCGCCCGCGTCGCGGCGAGGAAGAGCCGCCGGCCTTTCGCAAACAGGAACCATTCGAAGAATTTGCGGTGAATTTGATTCTCGATAATTCCGAGACGGATGGGGTACCTATCATAATCGAGAAATCGCCTACGTACAAGAACCTGTTCGGCTCACTGGAGCGCGTGGTCGACCGGTTCGGCTACTGGCGCACCGATTTTACGCGCATTTTCGGAGGCTCGCTTCTCAAAGCGAGCGGCGGGTATCTCGTGATGAACGCCACCGACATGTTCACCGAGCCGGGGGTCTGGACATTTTTGAAGCGGGCGATCCGCAACGGCGAGCTCGAAATCTCGGCGTACGATCCGTTCTCGATGATGGCCGGATCGGGAATAAAACCGGAGACGATTCCGCTCGATGTCAAAGTGGTGCTGATCGGCGACGCCTACATTTATAACATACTGTGGGAATACGACGACGATTTCAAGAAGATATTCAAGATCAAAGCCGAGTTCGATACGGTCATGCCTCTTGACCGTGCGAATATGAAGAACTACTACGGCTTTATAAGTCGCCTTGTACGCGACGAAAACCTGCTGCCGTACGATATCAGCGGTATGCAGGCCGTGGTCGAGTACGGCCGTCGCCTGGCCGGGCACCGCAACAAGCTGAGCGTGCGCTTTACGCCGGTGGCCGATATCATCCGCGAGGGTTCGTATTTCGGGAAACAGCGTCGAGCATCGATGGTGTCGCGTCGTGACGTTTTCGACGCCATTGTCAATCGACGCCGGCGCCTGAATCTCGTGGAGGATAAGGTACAGGAACTGTACGACAACGAGGTGCTTCTGGTGTCGACCACTGGTCGTGCAGTCGGTCAGATCAACGGGCTGGCGGTGTACAGCACAGGAGAATACCCCTTCGGCCGTCCCACGCGTATCACCGTGAATACCTCGCTGGGTAAGGCCGGCATTATCAATATCGAGCGGGAGGCGGATCTCTCCGGTCCGCTGCACACCAAGGGGGTGGCCATCTTAGCCGGCTACTTCCGCCAGATGTTTGCGCAGGATAAACCGCTCGCCATGTCGGCGTCGATCTCATTCGAGCAGTCATATTCCGGAGTCGACGGCGACTCTGCGTCGGCCACCGAGGTTTTCGCGATTCTGTCGTCGCTGACAGGTCTGCCAATCAAGCAGGGGATCGCGGTCACCGGCTCGGTCAATCAGAAGGGCGAGATCCAGCCGATCGGCGGCGTGAACGAGAAGATCGAGGGTTTCTACGACGTCTGCAAGAGCCGCCGTCTGACCGGTACCCAGGGTGTGATCATCCCGCAGCAGAACGTGCAGGATTTGTTGCTTCGCCCTGACGTAATCGAGTCGGTCAAGGCCGGGAAGTTTCACATTTATCCTATCAGAACAGTCGATGAAGGGATTGCGATTCTCACGGGAGTTTCCGGTGGAAAACGCCTTGCTCGGGGCGGATTCACGAGGGGATCGGTGATGTACAAGGCGGATGATAAGCTGCGGCAGATGGCGCTGGAGCTGGATCGCTTCGGTCGCTCGATATCGAATGACAAGAAGAACAATCGCGGCAAACGTTCTACCGGCGGCGCCAATGATGACTGA
- the murA gene encoding UDP-N-acetylglucosamine 1-carboxyvinyltransferase gives MDKFVINGPAKLRGKIKVDGSKNAALPILAATLLIEKGETVIRNVPPLMDIYTLSQMLEYIGARVTYDGVARVVTVNAEHLTENTAPYELMRKMRGSFLVLGPLLARLGEARVSLPGGCVLGARPVDYHIKGFASLGAKVTEDSGYVIARGKPLEGGAVYFDKPSHTGTENLLYGAVMAKRKTVITNAACDPEVVDTASFLNAAGARIHGAGTPNIVVEPVKRLRAIEYSVSGDRLVAGTYAIGAAITGGQLEISGVPSEQLAVVLHKLLEMGCQIETKRASFTVRGPKRLTATNVTAFPYPGFPTDLQACISAACAIATGTSHIRDTVFVDRFAHAMEFRRLGADISAAGGEAVINGVERLQGAGVMAPDIRAGAGIALACLVAHGQSELSRVYHLDRAYYRLEEQLSRLGADIKRMKA, from the coding sequence ATGGACAAGTTCGTTATCAACGGCCCCGCCAAGCTCCGAGGCAAGATTAAGGTCGACGGCTCCAAGAATGCCGCGCTGCCTATCCTCGCCGCCACCCTCCTGATTGAAAAGGGCGAGACGGTCATCAGGAACGTCCCTCCCCTGATGGATATCTACACGTTGTCGCAGATGCTCGAGTATATCGGGGCGCGTGTTACCTACGACGGCGTGGCCAGAGTTGTCACGGTCAATGCGGAGCATCTCACCGAGAACACCGCTCCGTACGAGCTGATGCGCAAGATGCGCGGCTCGTTTCTGGTGTTGGGACCGCTCCTAGCCCGGCTGGGTGAAGCGCGCGTCTCACTACCGGGCGGGTGTGTGCTCGGCGCCCGGCCGGTCGACTACCATATCAAGGGTTTCGCCTCTCTGGGCGCTAAAGTGACCGAGGACAGTGGCTACGTGATCGCTCGGGGGAAGCCTCTCGAGGGCGGCGCCGTTTATTTCGACAAACCCTCCCACACCGGCACCGAGAACCTTCTCTACGGCGCGGTGATGGCTAAGCGTAAGACGGTGATTACCAACGCCGCCTGCGATCCGGAAGTGGTCGACACAGCCAGTTTTCTCAATGCCGCCGGAGCCAGGATCCACGGTGCCGGCACACCCAATATCGTGGTAGAGCCGGTTAAAAGACTCAGAGCAATCGAGTACTCAGTCTCAGGTGACCGATTAGTCGCGGGAACATACGCTATCGGCGCCGCCATAACCGGCGGACAACTCGAGATCTCCGGAGTGCCATCCGAGCAGCTTGCCGTAGTGTTGCATAAGCTGCTGGAAATGGGCTGCCAAATCGAGACCAAACGAGCGAGCTTCACGGTGAGAGGCCCAAAGCGACTCACTGCTACCAATGTCACCGCGTTCCCTTATCCCGGATTTCCCACCGATCTCCAGGCTTGCATCTCGGCGGCATGCGCTATCGCGACGGGAACCTCGCATATTCGGGACACTGTTTTTGTAGATAGGTTCGCCCACGCCATGGAGTTTCGCCGTCTGGGCGCCGACATCAGCGCCGCCGGGGGCGAAGCAGTGATCAATGGCGTCGAAAGATTGCAGGGCGCGGGCGTTATGGCGCCGGACATCAGGGCGGGAGCCGGCATCGCCCTGGCCTGCCTCGTGGCGCATGGACAATCGGAGTTGTCGCGAGTGTACCATCTCGACAGGGCTTACTACCGACTCGAGGAACAGTTGTCGCGCCTGGGTGCCGATATTAAGAGAATGAAGGCATAG